A section of the Gloeobacter violaceus PCC 7421 genome encodes:
- a CDS encoding class I SAM-dependent methyltransferase, which yields MLQAPWNLGGSDDPICAIDAVVGEAAQFERMAQLWDANCRHNALVSCDFYCGGFAEQFERNGERIAGFLRRKLALGPDSRLLDLGCGVGRVARYLQGATAGMALADVSDCMLAQACLQLGEAANCTFTPVNGNRLPWPDGSFTHAIAVDLVQHLPEASLRAYFAEVARVLVPGGLFLLTTGTGGATDKPPDPWLSRQLLRLLGLRPLPMGSRTGAVLAELVRGPGPLQLREGGDDFPNRLPALPVAVPFAGRYLLFSKPSTARLTVERTVPS from the coding sequence ATGCTGCAAGCACCCTGGAACCTGGGCGGTTCTGACGATCCGATCTGCGCCATCGATGCCGTCGTGGGCGAGGCGGCCCAGTTCGAGCGCATGGCCCAGTTGTGGGATGCAAATTGCCGCCATAACGCGCTGGTCAGTTGTGATTTTTACTGTGGCGGCTTCGCCGAGCAGTTCGAGCGCAACGGCGAACGCATCGCCGGTTTCTTGCGCCGCAAACTGGCGTTGGGTCCGGATAGTCGGCTGCTTGACCTCGGCTGCGGCGTTGGCCGCGTTGCCCGCTATTTGCAGGGTGCCACGGCCGGTATGGCTCTGGCGGACGTCTCGGACTGCATGCTTGCTCAGGCCTGCCTGCAGCTCGGGGAGGCGGCAAATTGCACCTTCACGCCGGTGAACGGCAACCGGCTGCCCTGGCCGGACGGCAGTTTTACCCACGCCATCGCCGTCGATCTGGTGCAGCACCTGCCGGAAGCATCGCTGCGCGCCTACTTCGCGGAGGTGGCGCGGGTGCTGGTACCGGGGGGGCTGTTTTTGCTCACCACCGGCACGGGCGGCGCCACCGACAAACCGCCCGATCCCTGGCTGAGCCGCCAACTGTTGCGGCTGTTGGGCCTGAGGCCCCTGCCCATGGGTTCGCGCACCGGGGCGGTGCTTGCCGAACTGGTCAGGGGGCCGGGGCCGCTGCAGTTGCGCGAGGGCGGCGACGACTTTCCCAACCGGTTGCCGGCTTTGCCGGTGGCAGTTCCCTTTGCCGGTCGCTACCTGCTATTTAGCAAACCGAGCACCGCGCGTTTGACGGTCGAGCGCACGGTGCCTTCGTAG
- a CDS encoding sulfotransferase family 2 domain-containing protein, with protein sequence MSRPEHSLVFLHIPKTGGTTLESVLLDQYGQEHSLRLDLAAVNDGEGAQRARQLLNGNRHYKLISGHFTMGLGVHELLNVPCTYVTMLRDPIERVISDFYFILHTPEHIFHERIVRERMSLEDYLNSNLSDGTDNYQVRCLCSRPPDAQDGNWACTEQTLTSAKDNLKKHFKVVGFLEHFDESLLLMRSHFGWKLPLYVRENTTKNRPRTPQVPEPIKTKIRNRNRYDLELYDHALFLYEQQLRTLRAGRFERQLNQYKFLNRWYGRTVYKNYHHRSRASRLRAFLLSRAWVALLGVERLVYRP encoded by the coding sequence ATGTCCCGGCCTGAACACTCCCTGGTTTTTCTACATATCCCCAAAACCGGTGGGACGACGCTCGAAAGTGTGTTGCTCGACCAGTACGGTCAGGAACATAGTCTTCGCCTGGACCTGGCCGCCGTCAACGATGGGGAAGGGGCGCAGCGCGCCCGCCAACTGCTCAACGGCAATCGCCATTACAAGCTGATTTCGGGCCATTTTACGATGGGTTTGGGTGTGCACGAACTGCTGAATGTTCCGTGCACCTACGTCACCATGCTGCGCGATCCGATCGAGCGGGTGATCTCGGATTTTTACTTCATCCTGCACACTCCCGAGCACATTTTTCACGAGCGGATCGTCCGTGAGCGGATGAGCCTGGAGGATTATCTGAACAGCAACCTGTCGGACGGCACGGACAACTATCAGGTGCGCTGTCTGTGCAGCCGCCCCCCCGATGCCCAGGACGGCAACTGGGCCTGCACCGAGCAGACCTTGACGAGCGCCAAGGACAACCTGAAAAAACACTTCAAAGTCGTTGGCTTCCTGGAGCACTTCGACGAATCGCTGCTATTGATGCGTTCACATTTTGGCTGGAAGTTACCGCTCTATGTGCGGGAAAACACAACAAAGAATCGACCGCGTACCCCGCAGGTGCCCGAACCGATCAAAACCAAAATCCGCAACCGAAACCGGTACGATCTCGAACTGTACGACCACGCCCTTTTTCTGTACGAACAACAACTGCGCACGCTGCGAGCCGGCCGCTTCGAAAGACAGCTCAACCAATACAAATTTCTCAATCGCTGGTACGGTCGCACCGTCTACAAAAACTACCATCACCGTTCGCGGGCCAGCCGGTTGCGGGCTTTTTTGCTGAGCCGGGCCTGGGTCGCCCTGCTCGGTGTGGAGCGGCTGGTCTACAGGCCTTAA
- the dcd gene encoding dCTP deaminase, giving the protein MLNSDSWIKQRAAEGMIAPFEAELVRRVDDGSGHHHRVLSYGLSSAGYDIRLADDEFKVFRRVPGARPIDPKRFDNTCLEDMALMSGPEGDYFILPANSLALAHSVEHFRMPDNVVGVTTCKSTYIRSGVNIPITILEPGWTGVLTLEIANPTPCDVMVYPNEGIAQVLFFTTDQVPEVTYATRKDGPGKYQSQEQRIVLPRV; this is encoded by the coding sequence ATGCTCAACAGTGACAGCTGGATCAAACAACGCGCCGCCGAGGGCATGATCGCCCCGTTCGAGGCCGAATTGGTGCGCCGGGTAGACGACGGCTCGGGTCACCACCACCGGGTGCTGAGCTACGGGCTGTCTTCCGCCGGTTACGACATTCGCCTCGCCGACGACGAATTCAAGGTCTTCCGGCGCGTACCCGGGGCGCGGCCCATCGATCCCAAGCGCTTCGACAACACCTGCCTGGAGGACATGGCGCTGATGAGCGGTCCGGAGGGCGATTATTTTATTTTGCCGGCCAACTCTTTGGCCCTGGCCCACTCGGTCGAGCACTTTCGGATGCCCGACAACGTGGTCGGGGTGACCACCTGCAAGAGCACGTACATCCGCTCGGGCGTCAATATCCCGATCACCATTCTGGAGCCGGGCTGGACGGGGGTGCTCACCCTGGAGATCGCCAATCCCACCCCCTGCGACGTGATGGTCTACCCGAACGAGGGGATCGCCCAGGTGCTGTTTTTTACCACCGACCAGGTGCCCGAGGTGACCTACGCGACGCGCAAGGACGGCCCCGGCAAGTACCAATCGCAGGAACAGCGCATCGTGCTGCCGCGGGTCTGA
- a CDS encoding YegS/Rv2252/BmrU family lipid kinase yields the protein MRESVTPDPCRRSACLIYNPVAGQGDAEADLWLIRSFLDPVFDLDIRLTTPEVGANALARAAMERGAQLVIASGGDGTLSAAAEALVGTGIPFGVISRGTANAFANALGLPLTLELACEAIIDGATRAVDVATCNGLPMVLLAGIGFEAEAVARTSREAKNWFGTLAYVWSGLQQLGEMQSFQVAIETPDLRIQTTATAITIANAAPPTSVLAQGCGACVFDDGLLDITVVAPNSAMEALAAAFDLFSSAVRAAALDRPDVGHLLAPWVRVVTDPPQAVAIDGEVVARTPLEVVCVPGGLRVIVPVDDLLEPRLAVEYLDLESAAEVELLAE from the coding sequence ATGCGCGAATCTGTCACTCCCGACCCCTGCAGGCGCTCAGCCTGCTTGATCTATAACCCCGTGGCCGGCCAGGGCGACGCGGAGGCCGATCTGTGGCTGATTCGCTCGTTTCTCGACCCGGTCTTTGACCTGGACATTCGCCTTACCACCCCCGAGGTCGGGGCGAACGCCCTGGCCCGGGCGGCAATGGAGCGGGGTGCGCAGTTGGTGATCGCCTCGGGGGGCGACGGTACCCTCTCGGCGGCGGCCGAGGCCCTGGTCGGAACGGGCATCCCCTTCGGGGTGATCTCGCGCGGCACGGCCAACGCCTTCGCCAACGCCCTCGGCCTGCCGCTCACCCTCGAACTGGCCTGCGAGGCGATTATCGACGGGGCGACGCGGGCAGTGGACGTGGCCACCTGCAACGGGCTGCCGATGGTGCTGCTTGCGGGTATCGGCTTCGAGGCGGAGGCGGTGGCGCGCACCAGCCGGGAGGCCAAAAACTGGTTCGGCACCCTCGCCTACGTCTGGTCGGGGTTGCAGCAGTTGGGCGAGATGCAGTCGTTTCAGGTGGCCATCGAAACGCCGGATCTGCGCATCCAAACCACCGCCACCGCCATCACGATCGCCAACGCCGCACCGCCCACCTCGGTGCTCGCCCAGGGCTGCGGCGCCTGCGTCTTCGACGACGGCCTGCTCGACATCACGGTGGTCGCCCCCAACAGCGCCATGGAAGCCCTCGCCGCCGCCTTCGACCTGTTCTCCTCGGCGGTGCGCGCCGCGGCACTCGACCGCCCCGACGTCGGTCACCTGCTCGCTCCCTGGGTGCGCGTCGTCACCGATCCGCCCCAGGCGGTGGCCATCGACGGCGAAGTGGTGGCCCGGACGCCCCTAGAAGTGGTCTGCGTGCCGGGGGGGCTCCGGGTGATCGTGCCCGTCGACGATTTGCTCGAACCGCGTCTGGCGGTGGAGTACCTAGACCTCGAATCGGCGGCCGAAGTGGAGCTGCTCGCCGAGTAG
- a CDS encoding metal-dependent hydrolase family protein: MGLAVAVGAAEPAAEAVVAVRAGALVDTVAGRVLSDQIILIEGERVRAVGPSGTVSIPAGAQRIDLGRATVLPGLIEAHAHLTSDPFRAGYQGLGVSAIREALYGAKAARDTLEAGFTTVRNVGAGAYGDVALRDAINDGDIPGPRLLVSGPALGIKGGHCDNNLLAPDFNYTAEGVADGPWAARAKVREVVKYGADVIKLCATGGVLSKNTDPGVQQYTFEEMQAIVEEAHKLGRKVAAHAHGAEGIKQAIRAGVDSIEHASLIDAEGMRLARQKGTALVMDIYVDEFILAEGERAGILPESLEKERKVGQLQRDNFRRALAAGDRIVFGTDAGVYPHGTNAKQFAYMVQYGMTPMQAIQAATVNAAELLGWQDKVGSLTPGKYADLIAVEADPLKDVSALTRVSFVMKGGRVVKSAAPSATVGQAR; this comes from the coding sequence ATGGGCCTTGCTGTGGCGGTCGGGGCGGCGGAGCCTGCGGCCGAAGCAGTGGTCGCGGTGCGGGCCGGTGCGCTGGTGGATACGGTGGCAGGCCGGGTGCTGAGCGATCAGATCATCCTCATCGAGGGCGAGCGCGTGCGGGCGGTGGGGCCGAGCGGGACGGTGAGTATCCCGGCTGGAGCCCAGAGGATTGACCTCGGCCGCGCCACGGTGCTGCCGGGGCTAATCGAAGCGCACGCGCATCTGACGAGCGACCCGTTTCGGGCCGGCTACCAGGGGCTTGGGGTCTCGGCGATTCGCGAGGCGCTCTACGGGGCGAAGGCGGCGCGCGACACGCTGGAGGCGGGTTTCACCACTGTGCGCAACGTCGGTGCGGGGGCTTACGGCGATGTCGCCCTGCGCGACGCCATCAACGACGGGGACATTCCGGGGCCGCGCCTGCTGGTTTCAGGTCCGGCCTTGGGCATCAAAGGCGGCCACTGCGACAACAATTTGCTCGCCCCCGATTTCAACTACACCGCCGAGGGGGTGGCCGACGGCCCCTGGGCGGCCCGCGCCAAAGTGCGCGAGGTGGTCAAGTACGGGGCGGATGTGATCAAGCTCTGCGCCACCGGTGGGGTGCTCTCCAAGAACACCGACCCGGGCGTGCAGCAGTACACCTTCGAGGAGATGCAGGCCATCGTCGAAGAAGCCCACAAATTGGGCCGCAAAGTCGCCGCCCACGCCCACGGCGCCGAGGGTATCAAGCAGGCTATCCGGGCAGGCGTCGATTCGATCGAGCACGCGAGCCTGATCGATGCGGAGGGCATGCGCCTGGCCCGCCAAAAAGGCACCGCCCTGGTCATGGATATTTATGTCGACGAATTTATTCTTGCCGAAGGCGAGCGGGCGGGCATCCTGCCCGAGTCGCTCGAAAAGGAGCGCAAAGTCGGTCAACTGCAGCGCGACAACTTCCGGCGCGCCCTCGCCGCGGGCGACCGCATCGTCTTTGGCACCGACGCCGGGGTCTATCCCCACGGCACCAACGCCAAACAGTTCGCCTACATGGTCCAGTACGGCATGACGCCGATGCAGGCGATCCAGGCGGCCACGGTGAACGCCGCCGAGTTGTTGGGCTGGCAGGACAAAGTCGGCTCGCTCACCCCGGGCAAGTACGCCGATCTGATCGCCGTGGAGGCCGATCCGCTCAAGGACGTGAGCGCCCTCACCCGGGTCAGTTTTGTAATGAAGGGCGGCCGGGTCGTCAAATCCGCCGCGCCGTCCGCGACGGTCGGGCAGGCGCGCTGA
- a CDS encoding P-loop NTPase family protein, whose translation MVAQVDASNPTSKAVAPSLALQGTLQIVTGPDRAFNAGVIAHALRAAGQGVPVLVVQFLKGGIGQGPDNPMYLCQGLRWVRCNLQRCLDTPHLEIEEQKAMYELWKYTRRAVHSGRFGLVVLDELSLAIQFGLIAETEVIELLEQRPSYMDVILTGPEMPIALSAMADQVTELRKSAIQP comes from the coding sequence ATGGTAGCGCAAGTGGATGCATCGAACCCCACCTCCAAGGCCGTCGCTCCGTCGCTGGCTCTGCAGGGCACTCTCCAGATCGTCACCGGTCCCGACCGGGCCTTCAACGCCGGGGTGATCGCCCACGCGCTGCGGGCCGCAGGCCAGGGCGTGCCGGTACTTGTGGTGCAATTTCTCAAAGGCGGCATCGGTCAAGGTCCGGACAACCCGATGTATCTGTGCCAGGGTCTGCGCTGGGTGCGCTGCAACCTGCAGCGCTGCCTGGACACGCCGCACCTGGAAATCGAAGAACAAAAAGCGATGTACGAACTGTGGAAGTACACCCGCCGGGCGGTCCACAGCGGTCGGTTCGGTCTGGTGGTGCTCGACGAATTGAGCCTGGCGATCCAATTTGGTTTGATTGCTGAGACAGAAGTGATCGAACTATTGGAGCAGCGGCCTTCGTATATGGACGTCATCCTGACCGGCCCCGAGATGCCCATCGCCCTGAGCGCCATGGCCGATCAGGTGACCGAACTGCGCAAAAGCGCCATCCAGCCCTAA
- a CDS encoding sulfotransferase family 2 domain-containing protein → MTGRSNNQPQRPLVIFLHIPKTGGTTFEAILKRAYGEADILEFDLAAINDAEGAARARQTARAARRCSFIRGHFPMGLRLHESIARPCTYVTWLRDPLERMISEYHFIVRYPPHPAHEPVHRYKMTLKDYLLSEWAAGTDNYMTRFLCSQAPDAQDADWACSQAMLAGARANLDRFFPVVALMERFDESLLLLQSHFGWRLPLYVKENVTRDRPTLADLPGPTLQILQDLNRYDLSLYAHARGRFAGQLGALEPDAFNRRLRSFRLLNRTYSRVHTGRQLYRRLQELWCRSVNRYRAYEGTVRSTVKRAVLGLLNSR, encoded by the coding sequence GTGACCGGTCGCTCGAATAACCAACCCCAGCGGCCACTGGTCATCTTTTTGCACATCCCGAAGACCGGGGGCACCACCTTCGAGGCCATTCTCAAAAGAGCGTACGGCGAAGCCGACATCCTCGAATTCGACCTCGCCGCCATCAACGACGCCGAGGGGGCTGCGCGCGCCCGGCAGACGGCAAGGGCCGCCCGCCGCTGCAGCTTCATCCGCGGCCACTTCCCGATGGGCCTGCGCCTGCACGAGTCGATAGCACGACCCTGTACCTACGTCACCTGGTTGCGCGATCCGCTCGAGCGGATGATCTCGGAGTACCACTTTATAGTGCGCTACCCGCCCCACCCGGCCCACGAGCCTGTTCATCGCTACAAGATGACCCTCAAGGACTATCTGCTCAGCGAATGGGCCGCGGGCACCGACAACTACATGACCCGCTTTTTGTGCAGCCAGGCCCCCGACGCCCAGGATGCCGACTGGGCCTGCTCGCAGGCGATGCTGGCCGGCGCCCGCGCCAACCTGGACAGATTCTTTCCGGTCGTGGCGCTGATGGAGCGCTTCGATGAGTCGCTACTGTTGTTGCAGTCGCATTTTGGCTGGCGGTTGCCTCTGTACGTCAAAGAAAACGTCACCCGCGACCGGCCGACCCTCGCGGACCTGCCGGGACCGACCCTCCAGATCCTCCAGGATCTCAACCGCTACGATCTGAGCCTGTACGCCCACGCCCGTGGGCGCTTCGCAGGACAACTGGGGGCCCTCGAACCGGACGCCTTCAACAGACGCCTGCGGAGCTTTCGCCTGCTCAACCGCACCTACAGCCGGGTGCACACGGGACGGCAGCTCTACCGGCGATTGCAGGAGCTCTGGTGCCGCTCGGTGAACCGCTACCGCGCCTACGAAGGCACCGTGCGCTCGACCGTCAAACGCGCGGTGCTCGGTTTGCTAAATAGCAGGTAG
- a CDS encoding serine hydrolase domain-containing protein, which yields MQIAKCWTALLLLAATCLIPAFFWPAPPAALAQAVQTDYRRAADYAAAYGGVGLLVIRGERIVYEQFAPGRSADTPHLLASGTKSFAGVMAAAAVQDGLLTFDERVSETITEWKSDPLKAQITVRHLLSLASGLGKAGRGGNPVSFAQAVQAPAVSPPGRAFDYNPVNFQLFGELMRRKLAPRREEPLAYLSRRVLEPIGMRIARWRTTTDGDPDLPGGAIATARDWAKFGLLLKNGGTWQGRQIVSREALAQCFVRSATNPAYGLTFWLNAPSRSARPERNNPVGGAGPPDLIMAAGAGGQRLYVIPSLDLVVVRQGDLRSARGRGSGRFRDDEFIRALL from the coding sequence ATGCAAATTGCGAAGTGTTGGACGGCGCTGCTGTTGCTCGCAGCCACCTGTTTGATCCCGGCGTTTTTCTGGCCGGCCCCGCCGGCGGCCCTCGCCCAGGCCGTGCAGACCGACTACCGGCGGGCTGCCGATTATGCCGCCGCCTACGGTGGCGTCGGGCTTCTGGTCATTCGGGGCGAGCGAATCGTCTATGAGCAATTCGCCCCCGGCCGTAGCGCCGACACGCCGCATCTGTTGGCAAGCGGCACCAAGAGTTTTGCCGGGGTAATGGCGGCGGCGGCGGTCCAGGATGGCCTGCTCACTTTCGACGAGCGCGTCTCCGAGACGATTACTGAGTGGAAGTCCGACCCGCTCAAAGCGCAGATCACCGTGCGTCACCTGTTGAGCCTCGCAAGCGGCCTGGGCAAGGCGGGGCGGGGCGGCAACCCCGTGTCCTTTGCCCAGGCAGTACAGGCGCCGGCGGTCTCGCCGCCCGGCCGGGCCTTCGATTACAACCCCGTTAATTTTCAGCTGTTCGGCGAACTGATGCGGCGCAAACTTGCCCCCCGCCGCGAGGAACCGCTCGCCTATCTGTCTCGGCGCGTCCTGGAGCCGATCGGCATGCGCATAGCGCGCTGGCGCACCACCACAGACGGCGACCCGGACCTGCCTGGTGGGGCAATTGCCACGGCGCGCGACTGGGCCAAATTCGGCCTGCTCCTCAAAAACGGCGGCACCTGGCAGGGACGGCAGATAGTTTCCAGAGAAGCCCTTGCCCAGTGCTTCGTGCGCAGCGCCACCAACCCGGCCTACGGTCTTACCTTCTGGCTCAACGCCCCTTCCCGCAGCGCGCGTCCCGAGCGCAACAATCCGGTGGGCGGCGCCGGTCCTCCAGATCTGATCATGGCGGCCGGGGCGGGGGGCCAGCGGCTCTACGTCATCCCGTCCCTCGATCTGGTGGTGGTCCGCCAGGGCGACCTGCGCTCCGCCCGCGGCCGGGGGAGCGGGCGCTTCCGCGACGACGAATTTATCCGCGCTCTGCTGTGA
- a CDS encoding J domain-containing protein, translated as MKRPDYYRVLGVPPGASERDIRQAYRLLSKQYHPDISPLAPEEALEKFKLLNEAYATLSHPTKRSHYDLTLGLTRTAVLQQQQQQQQQRPVPPRRRPSGRFDISERPLSPTEIFALFILGIAFAASLLLVAFIDWING; from the coding sequence ATGAAAAGGCCAGACTACTATCGGGTGTTGGGTGTGCCGCCTGGGGCGAGTGAACGGGACATTCGCCAGGCGTATCGTTTGCTTTCTAAGCAGTACCATCCGGACATTTCCCCACTGGCGCCGGAGGAGGCCCTCGAAAAGTTCAAATTGCTCAACGAGGCCTACGCTACCCTTTCCCATCCCACCAAGCGCTCCCACTACGACCTGACCCTGGGACTGACCCGCACCGCCGTTTTGCAGCAGCAGCAGCAACAACAACAGCAGCGGCCGGTGCCGCCGCGCCGCCGCCCGAGCGGCCGGTTCGACATCAGCGAGCGCCCTTTGTCCCCCACGGAGATTTTTGCACTCTTTATTTTGGGGATCGCCTTTGCCGCTTCGCTGCTGCTCGTTGCCTTCATCGACTGGATCAACGGCTGA
- a CDS encoding amidohydrolase family protein: MDLCIENLRTAAGTGALAIAGMEVSDLGAVRRHRLHIDGAGCWLVPGLINAHDHLGLDLLPPLGEPPYPNSAAWGEAVFRPDRSPLREVLRLRYSERLWWGAYRNLLAGVTTVQHHDRGHWCLRYLPVRVPPYRWQHRPDSHLGGSYGRGGRLFVHAAEGTDAQSHAEIRRLDELGLLGPASTVIHAIALDEADIARLAATGTGVVLCPTSNRFLYGRTAPVLALKAAGVPLAIGTDSTASGSPDLLAELRGARDWFGEAELLDLVTAAAARLLGVPQLGRLVAGAPADLVLVENPRARTVAEAVLTARPGQIRLVLVGGEARLVRAPFERLRGRLQPVGVDGETTWLAGPIRRLLGRARTLLGEQLHFGRRFEV; encoded by the coding sequence GTGGATCTATGCATCGAGAATCTGCGCACCGCAGCGGGCACCGGTGCGCTCGCGATTGCCGGGATGGAGGTAAGCGACCTCGGCGCGGTGCGCCGCCACCGGCTGCACATAGATGGGGCCGGCTGCTGGCTGGTGCCGGGGCTCATCAACGCCCACGACCACCTGGGCCTCGATCTGTTGCCGCCCCTGGGCGAGCCGCCCTACCCCAACAGCGCCGCCTGGGGCGAAGCCGTCTTCCGTCCGGATCGTTCTCCTCTGCGCGAGGTGCTGCGATTGCGCTACAGCGAGCGGCTCTGGTGGGGCGCCTACCGCAACTTGCTGGCCGGGGTGACCACTGTGCAGCACCACGACCGCGGCCACTGGTGCTTGAGGTACCTGCCGGTGCGCGTCCCCCCCTATCGCTGGCAACACCGCCCCGACAGCCACCTGGGCGGCAGCTACGGCCGGGGCGGGCGGCTGTTTGTGCACGCCGCCGAGGGCACCGACGCCCAAAGCCATGCCGAGATCCGCAGGCTCGACGAACTCGGACTATTGGGGCCTGCCAGTACCGTCATCCACGCGATTGCCCTGGACGAGGCGGATATCGCCCGGCTCGCCGCCACCGGCACCGGCGTGGTGCTCTGCCCGACGAGCAACCGCTTTTTGTACGGCCGCACCGCTCCGGTGCTCGCCCTCAAGGCCGCCGGGGTGCCGCTCGCCATCGGTACCGACTCGACGGCGAGCGGTAGCCCGGATTTGCTCGCCGAACTGCGCGGCGCCAGGGATTGGTTCGGGGAGGCCGAATTGCTGGATCTGGTCACCGCCGCCGCTGCCCGCCTGCTGGGGGTGCCGCAGTTGGGGCGGCTGGTTGCGGGCGCCCCGGCGGATCTGGTGCTGGTCGAGAACCCGCGCGCCCGGACTGTCGCCGAGGCGGTGCTCACCGCCCGTCCCGGGCAGATCCGGCTGGTACTGGTGGGCGGCGAAGCGCGCCTGGTGCGCGCTCCTTTTGAGCGGCTGCGCGGCCGATTGCAACCGGTCGGTGTGGATGGTGAGACGACGTGGCTGGCCGGACCCATCCGCCGGCTGCTCGGCCGCGCCCGGACGCTACTCGGCGAGCAGCTCCACTTCGGCCGCCGATTCGAGGTCTAG
- the bioD gene encoding dethiobiotin synthase: MAGVLVSGTDTGAGKTILCAALAAWWLAHRRTPAAILKPVQCGPGDREYYRTVFGDALSVLNPLYFEAPLAPPLAAAREGQTVDIGLLWKSYCEAAAGHALVLVEGVGGLGCPLGWDYTVADLARDWRLPVLLVAPLRLGVVGQLVAHTGFARAQNLDLSALVLSEIEPVSAEQRAQWADVQLIENLCHLPVLGVLSHLEAATDRAALAAAGSGLWLEAAGTLFTAERG; encoded by the coding sequence ATGGCGGGCGTACTGGTAAGCGGCACCGACACCGGGGCCGGCAAGACGATCTTATGCGCGGCCCTCGCTGCCTGGTGGCTCGCCCATCGCCGCACGCCGGCAGCCATCCTCAAGCCCGTCCAGTGCGGCCCGGGGGATCGCGAGTACTACCGCACGGTCTTCGGCGACGCGCTTTCGGTGCTCAATCCGCTGTATTTCGAAGCCCCCCTCGCCCCGCCCCTGGCGGCGGCCCGCGAAGGGCAGACAGTCGATATCGGTCTGCTTTGGAAAAGTTACTGCGAGGCGGCGGCCGGCCACGCCCTGGTCCTAGTCGAAGGGGTGGGCGGTCTCGGTTGCCCGCTCGGTTGGGATTACACCGTGGCGGATCTGGCGCGCGACTGGCGCCTGCCGGTGCTGCTGGTGGCTCCTCTGCGGCTCGGAGTGGTCGGTCAACTGGTGGCCCACACGGGTTTTGCCCGTGCTCAGAATCTGGATCTGAGCGCGTTGGTCCTATCGGAGATCGAACCGGTGAGCGCAGAGCAGCGCGCCCAGTGGGCGGATGTACAACTTATCGAGAACCTCTGCCACCTGCCGGTGCTGGGGGTGCTTTCCCACCTGGAAGCTGCTACCGACCGCGCAGCACTCGCAGCCGCGGGGAGCGGATTGTGGCTGGAGGCGGCTGGGACATTGTTCACAGCAGAGCGCGGATAA
- a CDS encoding DUF3143 domain-containing protein: MNSLPTADTPLYNHPLHKIEIWLREHQCERDTEEQHCWHLHRSRWSATLQLEETVLKVDYAYPPNQTKTLSFPYSLSRRDVEQAVFSFEPPEKAT; encoded by the coding sequence ATGAACTCTTTGCCCACCGCCGATACGCCCCTGTACAACCACCCGCTGCACAAGATCGAGATCTGGCTGCGCGAGCATCAGTGCGAGCGCGACACCGAAGAGCAGCACTGCTGGCACCTGCACCGCTCCCGGTGGTCGGCGACGCTGCAACTGGAGGAGACGGTGCTCAAGGTCGATTACGCCTATCCGCCCAACCAGACCAAGACGCTCTCCTTTCCCTATTCGCTCTCGCGCCGGGATGTCGAGCAGGCGGTGTTTTCCTTCGAGCCGCCGGAGAAGGCCACCTAG